One genomic window of Tenacibaculum tangerinum includes the following:
- a CDS encoding PorP/SprF family type IX secretion system membrane protein, with amino-acid sequence MNKITKYMHIVVCPILLFLFLGTNHVEAQQDSQYTQYMYATNIINPAYVGSRDMWSITSQYRAQWTGLEGAPKTINLTVNGPLSSRYDNMGIGLDIIHETIGPSVESNLVADYSYKVKLNQYISLAFGVKAGLKLINIDYTKLDIYDTTDPSFQYNINNRLGAVIGAGLYLYDDLWYAGVSVPDFLTTDYYDDTTVSTARERMTYYAMGGYVFYINDDLKFKPAFLAKMTSGAPIVADISANFLFNEKFTLGASYRFGLAVSAITGFQVNDNFLIGYSYDLDTTNLGNYNGGSHGIFLRYDFESKRSVRLLTPRFF; translated from the coding sequence ACTACTGTTTCTATTTTTAGGAACGAACCATGTCGAAGCGCAACAAGATAGTCAATACACACAATACATGTATGCCACAAATATTATCAACCCCGCGTATGTTGGTTCGAGAGACATGTGGAGCATTACCAGCCAGTATCGAGCACAATGGACGGGACTAGAAGGTGCTCCGAAAACTATTAATTTAACGGTAAATGGTCCACTAAGCTCTCGATATGATAATATGGGAATTGGGCTAGATATCATACATGAAACTATTGGTCCGTCAGTAGAATCAAACTTGGTAGCAGACTATTCCTATAAAGTAAAACTAAACCAATACATTTCGTTAGCTTTTGGAGTTAAGGCAGGCTTAAAACTAATTAATATAGATTATACAAAATTAGATATTTATGATACTACCGACCCCTCATTCCAATATAATATAAATAATAGATTAGGCGCTGTAATAGGGGCGGGCCTATATCTTTATGATGATTTATGGTATGCGGGGGTATCGGTACCTGACTTTTTAACGACCGATTATTATGACGATACTACCGTTTCGACGGCAAGAGAAAGAATGACGTATTACGCAATGGGAGGGTATGTGTTTTATATAAACGACGACCTCAAATTTAAACCTGCTTTCTTAGCAAAAATGACTAGCGGAGCGCCTATAGTAGCCGATATATCTGCCAACTTTTTATTCAATGAAAAGTTTACATTAGGGGCATCGTATAGGTTTGGATTGGCGGTGAGTGCCATCACAGGATTCCAAGTAAACGACAACTTCCTTATAGGATATTCGTATGACTTAGATACGACAAATCTTGGTAATTACAACGGAGGATCTCATGGTATATTTTTACGTTATGATTTTGAATCGAAAAGATCTGTTCGATTGTTAACTCCTCGCTTTTTCTAA
- a CDS encoding carboxypeptidase regulatory-like domain-containing protein, with protein sequence MNNQTTIIYVFFLCIGLSSSALGQSDAIEKANTEYDNLNYINAIEIYESVVESGVEDPKLIHRLASANYFNGKYDDAAKWYKKYYSIPTVKRTILDDYRYGQVLKTQKQYKEADSLLATYYQYKGMRYKSLEGVNEYTEIIDNSGIFRFQQFEWNTVLSEYPAFIKENDLYVSGYDLDSKKKRRIRDTTTDLYKLEESGKFVPISDFVNSVYNEGSFTITNDGKTMYFTRNSYLNGRLKKRSDDVVTIGVYVAQFRDGEWKNVKEFPFNNENYSVGHPTLSKDNKTLYYISDEPGGKGGTDLYKVTVFKDGTFGEPENMVELNTLGDEMFPFIDHIDGSLYFSSDGPQSMGGLDVFISKLTADKVYKRAYNLGNQINSTYDDFAFLIGKNRIGYFASNKVNDVGMDDVYSFEMLKDFQVPNFFKLNGIVTDYDTDLPLHQVQITLFDKENNIVSKTVTNAFGGYEFDEIKASEMGYITADKEAYQHTEKNITPKHIEAKILDVTMLSLAKEIPKFITISGKVKDVKLKAPISRATVKLLDINNNVLQETTSNDAGSYVFSNVTTNAVVFMRAEKSSYQTEEEEINLKEVHNGEFIKDIYLAKNNVLLEMGNDISTILNPIYFDYGQSNIRPDAAVELEKIVQVLRKYPTLVIKIESHTDSRGTSDFNRNLSDKRAKATRDYIIYKGISDNRITSATGYGEDKLLNHCGNANQNKCTEEEHQVNRRSNFYIVDVKKEESTTKYQETNNLNTSETVKFSDEETKTVATGLVYRIQVGVLNSPNRKDLFPNLKNLEVLYIESYYKYFCCASTTLKQAKAERRKVNKLGYKDAFIVPFFDGKKITLKEAILLSK encoded by the coding sequence ATGAATAATCAAACAACAATAATTTATGTGTTTTTTTTATGTATAGGATTGTCTAGTAGTGCTTTAGGTCAGTCAGATGCTATAGAGAAGGCAAATACTGAGTATGACAACCTAAATTACATAAATGCAATTGAAATTTACGAAAGCGTTGTTGAAAGTGGTGTAGAAGACCCGAAACTCATTCATCGACTTGCTAGTGCAAATTATTTTAATGGAAAGTACGACGATGCTGCAAAATGGTATAAAAAATATTATAGCATTCCTACTGTAAAACGTACTATTTTAGATGATTATAGGTATGGACAAGTATTAAAAACGCAAAAACAGTATAAAGAGGCAGACAGCTTATTGGCAACATATTACCAATATAAGGGCATGCGCTACAAGAGTTTAGAAGGCGTTAATGAGTATACAGAAATTATTGATAATAGTGGTATTTTCAGGTTTCAACAGTTCGAGTGGAATACTGTTTTATCTGAGTATCCAGCTTTTATAAAGGAAAATGATTTGTATGTTTCTGGATATGACTTAGATAGTAAGAAAAAGCGACGTATTCGTGATACAACCACAGACCTATACAAGTTAGAAGAATCAGGAAAGTTTGTGCCCATCTCAGATTTTGTTAACTCAGTGTATAACGAAGGCTCTTTTACCATTACCAACGACGGAAAAACAATGTATTTTACACGTAATTCCTATTTGAATGGTCGCTTAAAAAAAAGATCAGACGACGTTGTTACCATTGGAGTTTACGTAGCTCAGTTTAGAGATGGTGAATGGAAAAATGTAAAAGAATTCCCTTTTAATAATGAAAACTACTCTGTCGGACATCCAACGCTGAGTAAAGATAATAAGACACTTTATTATATATCGGACGAACCAGGAGGAAAAGGAGGTACCGATTTGTATAAAGTAACTGTTTTTAAAGACGGTACTTTTGGAGAACCTGAAAACATGGTTGAATTAAATACCTTAGGAGATGAAATGTTTCCTTTTATAGACCATATAGACGGCAGCCTTTACTTTTCTTCTGACGGCCCCCAAAGTATGGGAGGGTTAGATGTATTTATTTCAAAATTAACAGCAGATAAAGTGTATAAAAGAGCTTATAATTTAGGAAATCAAATAAACAGTACCTACGATGATTTTGCATTTCTTATTGGAAAAAACAGAATAGGTTATTTTGCTTCCAATAAGGTAAATGATGTAGGCATGGACGATGTTTATAGCTTTGAAATGCTGAAAGATTTTCAGGTGCCTAACTTTTTTAAATTGAATGGAATTGTAACAGATTACGATACAGACCTTCCTTTACATCAAGTACAAATAACTCTTTTTGATAAAGAGAACAACATCGTGAGTAAAACAGTAACTAATGCATTCGGTGGATATGAATTTGATGAAATAAAAGCATCTGAAATGGGATATATAACAGCTGATAAGGAAGCCTATCAACACACAGAAAAGAATATTACTCCAAAACATATTGAAGCAAAAATTCTTGATGTAACGATGCTGTCGCTAGCGAAAGAAATTCCAAAGTTTATAACCATAAGCGGAAAAGTAAAAGATGTCAAATTAAAAGCTCCTATTTCAAGGGCTACTGTTAAACTATTAGATATTAACAATAACGTACTACAAGAAACAACATCAAATGATGCAGGAAGTTATGTGTTTAGTAATGTAACCACAAATGCAGTGGTATTTATGCGCGCAGAGAAAAGCTCTTATCAAACAGAAGAAGAAGAGATTAATCTTAAAGAAGTACACAACGGAGAGTTTATAAAAGATATTTATTTAGCAAAAAATAATGTTTTATTAGAAATGGGTAACGATATTTCTACCATCTTAAATCCTATTTATTTCGATTATGGACAAAGTAACATACGTCCAGATGCAGCGGTAGAACTTGAGAAAATAGTACAAGTACTAAGAAAGTACCCAACCTTAGTCATTAAAATAGAGTCGCATACCGATAGTAGAGGAACGAGTGATTTTAACAGAAACCTATCGGATAAAAGAGCAAAGGCTACGAGAGATTATATCATTTATAAAGGAATAAGTGACAATCGTATAACAAGTGCTACAGGCTATGGAGAAGACAAACTGTTAAACCATTGTGGCAATGCCAATCAGAATAAATGTACCGAAGAAGAACACCAAGTAAACAGAAGATCTAATTTTTATATAGTTGACGTTAAAAAAGAGGAGTCAACAACTAAATATCAAGAAACAAACAATTTGAATACAAGCGAAACAGTAAAATTTTCGGATGAAGAAACCAAAACAGTAGCTACAGGTTTAGTGTATAGAATTCAAGTAGGGGTTTTAAATAGCCCAAATAGAAAAGATTTATTTCCAAACTTAAAAAACTTAGAAGTACTTTATATTGAAAGCTATTACAAATATTTTTGTTGTGCTTCTACTACGCTAAAACAAGCAAAAGCAGAAAGAAGAAAAGTAAATAAATTAGGATATAAAGATGCGTTTATAGTACCGTTTTTCGACGGAAAAAAGATTACGTTAAAAGAAGCAATATTACTAAGTAAATAA
- a CDS encoding sensor histidine kinase: MFNKLYYTYVYLRINFNFKKTGLRERLFLATTSLDAEIKMTYSVRVQNTLTQSLLVPTKPTNFNSCYSYDKQTAPAILQKVGVKLSTIHTFIEQYSSDILRFSKRLSKKSRDYFDDFLRVNFKKKIFFYLLNNRYINIKKKQIPPFNLKTTNIPPNCIDVNTYFLDSRELKSELESSNNYQSVAVQYNVNEAGFFNRDHLLIIVLSLIIVKLIILSWSLYVDKLKKRTQFQLVKLKLTRSQMKPHVIFNVLNNIQSIMFLEDHESVCSYIKQYSMFIRYTLDMSSTEFVSLKNEIEYLTHYVALQKVNLDNSLDYTFNISASLDCENIFIPSLVVQPIIENSILHGLLPKKDNRNLVVNFLRSDDKVVVEIIDNGIGMEESRKRKINSKRSYKSLGTLFIKERIKDINSLNKTKIEMRVIDLFLKNKTHGTKVVLSFPDNLPKNQGL, from the coding sequence ATGTTTAACAAATTATATTACACTTATGTATATCTTAGAATTAATTTTAATTTTAAAAAAACTGGTTTGCGTGAACGCCTTTTTTTAGCAACTACATCGTTAGATGCTGAAATAAAGATGACTTATTCCGTAAGAGTTCAGAATACATTGACACAATCTTTACTGGTACCTACAAAACCAACTAATTTTAATAGTTGTTATTCTTACGATAAACAAACAGCACCTGCAATTCTGCAAAAAGTAGGGGTTAAATTATCAACCATTCATACTTTTATCGAACAATATAGCTCAGATATTCTTAGATTTTCTAAAAGGTTATCAAAAAAAAGTCGTGATTATTTTGATGATTTTCTTAGAGTTAACTTTAAGAAAAAAATATTTTTTTACTTACTAAATAACCGCTATATCAACATTAAAAAAAAACAAATACCTCCATTTAATTTGAAAACTACAAACATTCCCCCCAATTGTATAGATGTAAATACTTATTTTTTAGACAGTCGAGAACTAAAAAGTGAATTAGAAAGCAGTAATAATTATCAATCAGTAGCAGTACAATACAATGTTAATGAAGCAGGTTTTTTCAATCGCGACCACTTATTAATTATAGTACTATCGCTAATTATTGTCAAACTAATAATTCTTTCATGGTCTTTGTACGTAGATAAATTAAAGAAAAGAACACAATTTCAATTAGTGAAGCTGAAATTAACAAGGTCTCAAATGAAACCGCATGTTATTTTTAACGTTTTAAATAACATTCAAAGTATCATGTTTTTAGAAGACCATGAATCAGTATGTTCTTATATTAAACAATATTCGATGTTTATTAGATATACCTTGGATATGAGTAGTACTGAATTTGTTTCTTTAAAAAACGAAATAGAATACCTTACCCATTATGTAGCATTACAAAAAGTAAATTTAGACAATAGTCTTGATTATACTTTTAATATTTCAGCGAGTTTAGATTGTGAAAACATTTTCATTCCGTCTCTAGTAGTTCAACCAATAATCGAAAATTCAATTTTGCATGGGTTGCTTCCAAAAAAAGACAATAGAAATTTAGTGGTAAATTTCTTAAGAAGCGACGATAAAGTAGTTGTTGAGATTATTGATAATGGAATTGGGATGGAAGAATCAAGAAAGAGAAAAATAAATAGTAAAAGATCGTATAAATCTTTAGGAACACTCTTTATCAAAGAAAGAATAAAAGATATCAATTCGCTTAACAAAACTAAAATTGAAATGCGTGTCATTGATTTATTTTTAAAAAATAAAACGCATGGAACAAAAGTTGTTCTAAGCTTTCCTGATAACCTCCCAAAAAATCAAGGACTTTAA